The window CCTTGGCGAGGGTGTCGGGCCCGCCCTCCTCGAAGTTCTCGGCGGGTGCGATACGGGCGGTGCCGCTGTAGGCCGGGCCGCCCGCGGCGTCCTCCTCGCCTCCGGTCCTGTGCAGCTGGACGGTGCCGTGCTCGAAGGCCCGCGAGGTGGCGTCGATGGTCTCGGGCGCCGGACCGCCCGTCGGTTCGCAGGCCACGGAGACGGTGACCGTGCCGCCCGGGGCCACCGTGCGGGGGCTGACCTCCGCCCCCGGGTTCTCGGCGGCCGCCGCGGTGGTGGTGCCCAGGGCTACGGCGGTGAGGGCGGTGGCGGACAGGGCGCGGACGGTACGGCGCATGCGCATGGGCTCGGGCTCCTTCGGCCGGCGGCTGGGGACCCCCACGCCCGTGGACGGCGGCGGAGGCGGGGCACGACCGACATGCCCCGCAGCCCATCAGAGCCCGGCCGCCGCCCGGGCGCGCGCGGCCGGACACCATTCGTGCCACACGGACGCCCGAGCGGGTGACACGTCACGGACGACGTACCGGTGCGGTTCGACGTCAGTTCGACAGGGAGACCAGCTCCTGTTCCAGGCCGCGGCCGCGTGAGTCCACGAGGGCCGAGGCGACCTCGGACAGTTTGCGGTTGGTGCCCTGCGAGATGCGGCGCAGGACCTTGAAGGCCGCGTCCGCGTCGCAGGCCAGCACATGCATGACGATGCCGCACGCCTGGTCGACGACGGGGCGGGTGCGCATCGCGGCGCCGAGCTGGTCGAGCTCGGTGAGCGCGGCGCGGTAGGAGCGGTCACGGACGAGAGCGGTCGCGGCGAGATCACCGAGAGCCCGGGCGGGCCCGTGCGGGGCGTCCTCCAGGCCGCCCGCACGGAAGCTGTAGAGGCTGAGGGTGACCGTCAGGCCCGCCCGGCGAAAGGGAAGGGTGACACTGGAGCGCACGCCGGAGTCCAGCGCCATGGCCCGGTACTGCGGCCAGCGCTCCTCGCGCAGCAGGTCGCCCGACTCGACGGGCTCACCGCGCTCCAGTGCGGCCGGGATCGGGCCCTCGCCGGAGCGGAGCTGCATCGAGACGAGCGCGGCGAGATCCGGGTGCGTCACCGCGGCCGGCCTCTCCGTGCCGCCGTCGGAGACGGTGGTGCCCGCGCCGCAGCAGTCCGTCGTGCAGCGGACGGCCTGCTCGGCGAGTTCCGACAGCCGACGACCCGGAAGTGCAGATTCCGGAGATGCCGTCCCGCGGTGGCCGAGATGTTCCGTATCCGGCATGTTTCGCACCTCCTCGTTCCTCCGCCTTCCCGCTCACCTGCGGAGAAAACGACGTCGAGGCGTTCCACCCCGGCCTCCCCGGGCGCGCTCGTGACGAGCTACGTTCATGGCATGGCGCAGACGGAAGAATTCGGTGAGGAACTTGCGGATTTCGTGCGCCGTGTCGCGGAGTTGAAGGCGGCACGGTCCGTGCCCCACGACGACCTGCCCACCGTGCTGGACACTGCGATCTTCGAACTCGACCATGTGGCCGACCAGTTGTGGCCGTGGTACGAGCGCCTCACGGCAACCGGCACGGCGACCACGTCCTCCGCCGACCGTCAGGAACAGCAGCTCCTGAAGGGGATCTTCCAACGGCTGCCGCTGCCCGTCGCGCTGATCGACCGCGAGACGGTGGTCCGCAGGCTGAACTTCGCGGGAACCAACTTCACGGGTGTCAGGGCGGGTTACGCGACGGGCCGCCCGCTCACCGGCTTCCTCGCACACCCGGACCGGGCCGCGTTCCGCTCGCAGACCGCAGCGGTGGCACGCGGTGACGGCGACCGCAGTCTCACGGTCCATCTTCAGCAGCGCCCCGATGTTCCCGTGCACGCGACACTCACCGCGCTGCGGCCGGGCGGCGAGCCGCGTACCGCCGTACTCGTGGTGCTCCAGTCCGCCGGAGCACGGACACCGTCGGCCGGGGGCGGCCCCGGCCCCGTGCCGGACCTCGGCGAGACGACACGGCACGCGACGCTGATGGACCTGCTGGACGAGATGACCACGGCCCTGCTCAGCGAGCCCGCCAGGACCCGGGCCGCCGTGCTGGAGCGGGCGGCCCGGGTGCTGCACGGGCGGTTCGCGGACTGGGTGGTGGCGGACGAGGGAGCCGTACAGCTGTGCCGTACGACCGTCCTCGGACCGGCGGACCAGCGGGACGTACGGGCCGAGGACCTGGAGGCGCAGAACCCTGCCGCGTGCCCCCTCGTGGTCGAGGCGGCACGCGGCGGTTCCACGGCCCTTCAGGTACGCCCGGAGGACCCGGACGCCTTCGGCCGCGACGCCTCCGACGCCCCCGTCCTGGTCCGCGCGAACGTCACGTCCCTCCTCTGCGTCCCCCTCACCCTCGACGGCGCGGTCCAGGGCGTCCTCACCCTCTTCCGCACCGGCCCCCGCCTGGCCTTCTCCATGGCAGAGGCCCAGACAATGGACATGATGTCCCGCCACATAGCCCTGACGATGGCCAACTTGGACCGAAGGTAGCTCGGGCGCCCTTCAGGGGCGCGGGGAACTGCGCGACCAGCCACAACGAACCCGCAGCCGACAACGAGACCGCAGCCCCCGCCAAACCGCCGGAGGCTCACGCAACGTCTTGCAGAACCTGCTCCCGCAACCGACTGCAACACCGGCTGATCAGCCGGGACACGTGCATCTGCGAGATCCCGAGCTGCTCCGCGATCCGACTCTGCGTCATGTCCGCGAAGAACCGCATGTACAGGATGGCCTGTTCACGCTCGGGCAACGCCTGCAACCGCGGCTTGACCGCCTCACGGTCGATGACGATGTCGAGCGCCGGATCGGCCGAGCCGAGCGCGTCGCTCAGCGAGTATCCGTCCTCGCTGCCCGGGAGTTCGGCGTCGAGCGAGAGCGCCGTGAAGCTCTCCAGGGCCTCCAGACCGGCGCGTACGTCGTCCTCGCTCATCTGCGCGTGCTCGGCGATCTCGGCGACCGTGGGCCGGCGGCCCGGGATGGTCTGGGAGAGGTCCTGGCGGGCGAAGCGGACGCGGTTGCGCAGGTCCTGGACCCGGCGGGGTACGTGCAGGGTCCACATGTGGTCACGGAAGTGGCGCTTCACCTCACCCGTGATGGTCGGTACGGCATAGCTCTCGAAGGCGTTGCCGAGTTCGGGGTCGTAGCGGTCGACGGCCTTGACCAGGCCCATGGCAGCGACCTGCCGCAGGTCGTCGTAGCTCTCGCCGCGGTTCCGGAATCGGCCTGCCAGGCGGTTCGCCATGGGCAGCCAGGCCTCGATGATCTGCTCTCGGAGAGTGTCGCGCAGCCGGCCCGGAGGCAACGAAGCGAGCCTGCGGAAGTCCTCCGCGGTGTCCGGGGCGTCGTCATGAGGGTGCTTGGCGCTCGCGTGAGTTCGCATGGTGCGTGCAACTCCCTTGAGTGGTGCCTTGGTTGGGCGGTCACCGTGGGAGCGCACCCCGTAGCCGGACGGGCACACCCGTGGTGGGGGATACACCGCTCCCACGGACGTGCCTCCTGTCCGAAGCACTGTGCTTCGCCTGCCCCTCGACCTGCCCTGCAAACGCGACTTGCCCGGCTCAATGGCTCAGCGGGTCGGTCAGCGGGTCGGTCGCTCAGTGGCTCAGCGTGGCGCCGTCGGTCGTGCCCGGCCGCTGGGCGGGCCGAGCCGGCGGAAGCAGCCAGTCCTCGTTCGGGAGCAGCCATTCCTCGTAGCGGCCGAGTGCCAGGACGACGCCGAGCATCAGGACCGGAATGATCACAGCGACTACCGCCATGGTCCCGTCCTTCCCCAAAGGGATCGCAGTGGAGGGTGGAGGCCGAGTCTCCCGGTCGCGGGCGGACAAACCTCCTGCGCACAGGCCGGTGCCAACCCGATGCCCGTGCCACTGCAAACCCCCGGTGCAAACCGTCCGTGTCGATGTTCGGGAGACGGGTACGCGTGGGTCCACCCGCGAACATCTGGAGGGACACATGGAGCGAGGCAGCAACCGCCTCAGCGTCCACCGGGACGACGAGATGAAGCACGAACTGCAGGGCCTGCTGAGGTCCGGCCGGCCGACCCGCGTGGAGGAGTGGCACGATCCGGAGCCGATCGCCGACGACGATCCGCCGGTCGCCGGTGGCCCGGTGACGCCGGGCTCGGACCGCGGCTCCCTGGCCGCCGTCCGCCTGGATCTGGCGCGCCACCTGGGACGTACGTCGTTCCCCGCGGGTCCCCGTGAGCTGACGGGCGTCCTGCGGGCCCAGTACGCGCCGGACGCGCTCGTCGAAGCGCTGGAGCGACTGCCGGGCGGTGCGCGCTACGCGAACGCGCAGGAACTGGCCGAGGCCGTCGTGCGCTCCGCGGAGACCGGGTCGAAGGCGCCCTGAGAGCTCGCCGGACGCATGGCCGGCCGTCTCAGGGGTACTGCGGGCGACGTCAGGCCGACATGGCCGTACCCCTTTGCAGGGGAACGCAGGAAAGGCCCACAGCCATGGCTGTTTTCGTGAGGGAAGTCATGACGCCAGGCGTCGTCTCGGTCCGCCCGGACGCCTCGCTCGTCGAAGCCGCCCAGCTCATGCGGGCCCAGGACATCGGTGATGTCCTGGTGGCGGGCGACCACGCGCTCATCGGCGTCCTGACCGACCGCGACATCGCGCTGCGCGCGGTCGCGAACGGTGTCGACCCGCTGACGGTGAGCGCCCGGTCGGTCTGCACGCCCGATCCGGTCGTGGTGAGCCCCGACGACGGGGTGGCCGCGGCGGTCGCGCTGATGCGCGACCACGCCGTGCGCCGCCTCCCGGTCGTCGAGGACGGCCGGGCGGTCGGCATGGTCAGCCTGGGCGACCTGGCCATCTCCGAGAACCCGGATTCGGCCCTCGCGGAGATCAGCCGCGCCGCCCCGGACGGCCGCGGGCACGAGACCCGCGCATGACGCGAACAGAACACGCGGCCGGAGACGAAAGCAGGAGACAACCGCAGGAGACGAGAGCAAAGACCGCGCGACGGACCGCGCGGCCGGAAAGGATGTGGAAGACCCATGCGCATCGCGTTTCTGATGGCGCCGGAGGGCGTCGAGCAGATCGAACTCACCGACCCCTGGCACGCCGTCCACGACGCGGGCGGCGAACCCGTGCTGCTGTCGACGAGGCCGGGGCGGATCCAGGCGTTCAACCATCTCGACAAGGCGGACGTGTTCCCGGTGCAGCAGGTCGTGGGCGATGCCTCGGCCGACTCCTTCGCCGGTCTGGTGCTACCGGGCGGCGTGGCCAATCCGGACGCGCTGCGCATGGACGAACAAGCCGTGTCGTTCGTGCGCGACTTCTTCGAGCAGGGCCGTCCGGTGGCCGCGATCTGTCACGCCCCGTGGACACTGATCGAGGCAGACGTGGTCCGCGGCCGCACCCTCACCTCGTGGCCGAGTCTGCGTACGGACATCGGCAACGCGGGCGGCACCTGGGTCGACGAACAGGTGGTCGTCTGCGAGGCCGGCCCCGCGACCCTCGTCACCAGCCGCAAGCCGGACGACCTCAAGGCGTTCCGCGAGGCGTTCCTGCCGGAGTTCCTGAAGCGAGGCTGACCGCGGCGGCCGTCAGAGGAGGGCCGGCACTGCTTCAGGGCCGCCATCCGGTCGTCGGGGGCGGCCGTTCGGCAGGGCCGGCCGCAGGCGTCACCGGCTCGCGTCAGGATGCCTGTCCCGCGCCCCCGCCCGCGTCCGGCCCAGGGCGACCGGGCGGCGCGGGTTCCGGCGCAGATACTCGCCCTCCAGTTCCGCCATCCGGACGTTGTGCGTGCGCAGCGCGTCGTTCGAGCCGTGCAGCAACGTGTCGTGGC is drawn from Streptomyces liliifuscus and contains these coding sequences:
- a CDS encoding ANTAR domain-containing response regulator, with the translated sequence MPDTEHLGHRGTASPESALPGRRLSELAEQAVRCTTDCCGAGTTVSDGGTERPAAVTHPDLAALVSMQLRSGEGPIPAALERGEPVESGDLLREERWPQYRAMALDSGVRSSVTLPFRRAGLTVTLSLYSFRAGGLEDAPHGPARALGDLAATALVRDRSYRAALTELDQLGAAMRTRPVVDQACGIVMHVLACDADAAFKVLRRISQGTNRKLSEVASALVDSRGRGLEQELVSLSN
- a CDS encoding GAF domain-containing protein; this encodes MAQTEEFGEELADFVRRVAELKAARSVPHDDLPTVLDTAIFELDHVADQLWPWYERLTATGTATTSSADRQEQQLLKGIFQRLPLPVALIDRETVVRRLNFAGTNFTGVRAGYATGRPLTGFLAHPDRAAFRSQTAAVARGDGDRSLTVHLQQRPDVPVHATLTALRPGGEPRTAVLVVLQSAGARTPSAGGGPGPVPDLGETTRHATLMDLLDEMTTALLSEPARTRAAVLERAARVLHGRFADWVVADEGAVQLCRTTVLGPADQRDVRAEDLEAQNPAACPLVVEAARGGSTALQVRPEDPDAFGRDASDAPVLVRANVTSLLCVPLTLDGAVQGVLTLFRTGPRLAFSMAEAQTMDMMSRHIALTMANLDRR
- a CDS encoding RNA polymerase sigma factor SigF gives rise to the protein MRTHASAKHPHDDAPDTAEDFRRLASLPPGRLRDTLREQIIEAWLPMANRLAGRFRNRGESYDDLRQVAAMGLVKAVDRYDPELGNAFESYAVPTITGEVKRHFRDHMWTLHVPRRVQDLRNRVRFARQDLSQTIPGRRPTVAEIAEHAQMSEDDVRAGLEALESFTALSLDAELPGSEDGYSLSDALGSADPALDIVIDREAVKPRLQALPEREQAILYMRFFADMTQSRIAEQLGISQMHVSRLISRCCSRLREQVLQDVA
- a CDS encoding DUF2795 domain-containing protein, encoding MERGSNRLSVHRDDEMKHELQGLLRSGRPTRVEEWHDPEPIADDDPPVAGGPVTPGSDRGSLAAVRLDLARHLGRTSFPAGPRELTGVLRAQYAPDALVEALERLPGGARYANAQELAEAVVRSAETGSKAP
- a CDS encoding CBS domain-containing protein, whose translation is MAVFVREVMTPGVVSVRPDASLVEAAQLMRAQDIGDVLVAGDHALIGVLTDRDIALRAVANGVDPLTVSARSVCTPDPVVVSPDDGVAAAVALMRDHAVRRLPVVEDGRAVGMVSLGDLAISENPDSALAEISRAAPDGRGHETRA
- a CDS encoding type 1 glutamine amidotransferase domain-containing protein, which codes for MRIAFLMAPEGVEQIELTDPWHAVHDAGGEPVLLSTRPGRIQAFNHLDKADVFPVQQVVGDASADSFAGLVLPGGVANPDALRMDEQAVSFVRDFFEQGRPVAAICHAPWTLIEADVVRGRTLTSWPSLRTDIGNAGGTWVDEQVVVCEAGPATLVTSRKPDDLKAFREAFLPEFLKRG
- a CDS encoding DUF6158 family protein, encoding MTGVDPGLLDDQQLMKELETIHRTRHDTLLHGSNDALRTHNVRMAELEGEYLRRNPRRPVALGRTRAGARDRHPDASR